A single window of Mustela erminea isolate mMusErm1 chromosome 4, mMusErm1.Pri, whole genome shotgun sequence DNA harbors:
- the TEAD3 gene encoding transcriptional enhancer factor TEF-5: MYGRNELIARYIKLRTGKTRTRKQVSSHLQVLARRKSREIQSKLKAMNLDQVSKDKALQSMASMSSAQIVSASVLQNKFSPPSPLPQAVFSTSSRFWSNPPLLGQQPGPSQDIKPFAQPAYPIQPPLPPTLSSYEPLTPLPPAAASVPVWQDRTIASSRLRLLEYSAFMEVQRDPDTYSKHLFVHIGQTNPAFSDPPLEAVDVRQIYDKFPEKKGGLKELYEKGPPNAFFLVKFWADLNSTIQEGPGAFYGVSSQYSSADSMTISVSTKVCSFGKQVVEKVETEYARLENGRFVYRIHRSPMCEYMINFIHKLKHLPEKYMMNSVLENFTILQVVTSRDSQETLLVIAFVFEVSTSEHGAQHHVYKLVKD; this comes from the exons GGAAATCTCGAGAGATTCAGTCCAAGCTAAAG GCCATGAACCTG gacCAGGTCTCCAAGGACAAAGCCCTCCAGAGCATGGCCTCCATGTCATCCGCCCAGATTGTCTCCGCCAGCGTCCTACAGAACAAGTTcagcccaccctcccctctgccccaagccgtcttctccacttcctcacgg TTCTGGAGCAACCCCCCTCTCCTGGGACAGCAGCCTGGACCCTCTCAGGA CATCAAGCCCTTTGCACAGCCAGCCTACCCCATCCAGCCACCCCTGCCGCCGACGCTCAGCA GTTACGAGCCCCTGACCCCGCTCCCCCCAGCTGCTGCCTCCGTGCCCGTGTGGCAGGACCGCACCATCGCCTCCTCCCGGCTGCGGCTCCTTGAGTATTCCGCCTTCATGGAGGTGCAGCGAGACCCCGACACG TACAGCAAACACCTCTTCGTGCACATCGGCCAGACGAACCCCGCCTTCTCCGACCCGCCGCTGGAGGCTGTCGATGTGCGACAGATCTATGACAAGTTCCCCGAGAAGAAAGGTGGACTGAAGGAACTCTATGAGAAGGGGCCCCCTAACGCCTTCTTCCTCGTCAAGTTTTGG GCGGACCTCAACAGCACCATCCAGGAGGGCCCTGGAGCCTTCTATGGGGTCAGCTCTCAGTATAGCTCGGCCGACAGCATGACCATCAGCGTCTCCACCAAGGTGTGCTCCTTTGGCAAGCAGGTGGTGGAGAAGGTAGAG ACGGAGTACGCCAGGCTGGAGAACGGCCGCTTCGTGTACCGCATCCATCGCTCCCCCATGTGCGAGTACATGATCAATTTCATCCACAAGCTGAAGCACCTGCCGGAGAAGTACATGATGAACAGCGTGCTGGAGAATTTCACCATCCTGCAG GTGGTCACCAGCCGGGACTCCCAGGAGACCCTGCTCGTCATTGCTTTCGTCTTCGAAGTCTCCACCAGCGAGCACGGGGCCCAGCACCATGTCTACAAGCTCGTCAAAGACTAG